One Streptomyces sp. NBC_00554 DNA segment encodes these proteins:
- a CDS encoding DUF6421 family protein has translation MTEILVRVGAEGQVPPVARVVDHPAWPVLKDAVEEIRPWQAKDGSIDFDAEGAPDTSDADLAVRRAVDAIERLAPLLPHDAAYHEALVKDLRRWADGGFKVPDFLDSLLAFQPAAHREDGLQHLVVFPMYTQNGNPDRNFEAVVLRMVWPDWLAELERTRYDNPLFCGITFEDFTAGYDTNSAVLFPETIAVREAPERFSWGGIFCDREAARFRAVTEAAVDTLGLELPEDIAAMVDDQERCEQAFVLWDMVHDRTHSHGDLPFDPFMIKQRQPFWMYGLEELRCDLTAFKEAVKLEADGFPQGRDVQYAVLFDRMFRFPVTGERVRNYDGLGGQLLFAYLHKHDVVRWTDNKLHIDWQRAPQVTNELCAEIEDLYRAGIDRPKLVHWFKAYELVATYLAPHPGSRWAKGPDALDLTLPPRKLVDDVLPDEFPLSMFYEALAKKLKHVIASTKGITAASAERAAA, from the coding sequence ATGACGGAAATTCTTGTGCGGGTAGGTGCGGAGGGACAGGTTCCTCCCGTGGCCAGGGTGGTGGATCATCCGGCATGGCCCGTCCTCAAGGATGCCGTGGAGGAGATCCGGCCGTGGCAGGCCAAGGACGGCTCCATCGACTTCGACGCCGAGGGCGCGCCGGACACCTCCGACGCCGATCTGGCCGTACGCCGTGCCGTGGACGCGATCGAGCGGCTCGCCCCGCTGCTGCCCCACGACGCCGCCTATCACGAGGCGCTCGTGAAGGACCTGCGCCGCTGGGCCGACGGGGGCTTCAAGGTGCCCGACTTCCTCGACTCGCTGCTGGCCTTCCAGCCCGCCGCGCACCGCGAGGACGGCCTCCAGCACCTGGTCGTCTTCCCGATGTACACACAGAACGGCAACCCCGACCGCAACTTCGAAGCGGTCGTGCTGCGCATGGTGTGGCCGGACTGGCTGGCCGAGCTGGAGCGCACCCGCTACGACAACCCGCTGTTCTGCGGTATCACCTTCGAGGACTTCACCGCCGGATACGACACCAACTCGGCCGTCCTCTTCCCGGAGACCATCGCGGTGCGCGAGGCACCCGAGCGCTTCTCCTGGGGCGGCATCTTCTGCGACCGCGAGGCCGCCCGCTTCCGCGCCGTCACCGAAGCCGCCGTGGACACCCTCGGTCTGGAACTGCCTGAGGACATCGCCGCGATGGTCGACGACCAGGAGCGCTGCGAGCAGGCCTTCGTGCTCTGGGACATGGTCCACGACCGCACCCACAGCCATGGCGACCTGCCCTTCGACCCGTTCATGATCAAGCAGCGCCAGCCGTTCTGGATGTACGGCCTGGAGGAGCTGCGCTGCGACCTCACCGCCTTCAAGGAGGCCGTGAAACTGGAGGCCGACGGCTTCCCGCAGGGCCGCGACGTGCAGTACGCGGTGCTCTTCGACCGGATGTTCCGCTTCCCGGTCACCGGCGAGCGCGTCCGCAACTACGACGGCCTCGGCGGCCAGCTGCTCTTCGCCTACCTGCACAAGCACGACGTCGTCCGCTGGACCGACAACAAGCTGCACATCGACTGGCAGCGCGCCCCGCAGGTCACCAACGAGCTGTGCGCCGAGATCGAGGACCTCTACCGGGCCGGCATCGACCGCCCCAAGCTCGTCCACTGGTTCAAGGCCTACGAGCTGGTCGCCACCTACCTCGCCCCGCACCCGGGCTCCCGCTGGGCCAAGGGCCCGGACGCCCTGGACCTCACCCTGCCTCCGCGAAAGCTCGTGGACGACGTGCTTCCGGACGAGTTTCCCCTGAGCATGTTCTATGAGGCGCTCGCCAAGAAGCTGAAGCATGTGATCGCCTCCACCAAGGGCATCACAGCGGCGAGCGCCGAGCGGGCCGCCGCGTGA
- a CDS encoding SDR family NAD(P)-dependent oxidoreductase yields MSDGNGNGALSGAVIAVAGAGGPAGRATLLRLAEAGATVVGSDNDPERLAEAVDAARYAYGGATVVGDTVDLLDLDSTHDWATRIEKDFGRVDGLVHLVGGWRGSETFTKTVLDDWDLLELLLIRTVQHTSLAFHEALQRSERGRYVLTSAAGASKPTAGNAAYAAAKAAAEAWTLAMADYFRKAGGEQGPTSAAAILVVKALVHDAMRAERPNAKFAGFTDVKELADAIAGVWDKPAGEVNGKRLWLTEKP; encoded by the coding sequence ATGTCCGACGGGAATGGCAACGGAGCACTGAGCGGAGCGGTGATCGCGGTCGCGGGCGCCGGAGGCCCCGCGGGCCGCGCGACGCTGCTGCGGCTCGCCGAGGCGGGCGCGACGGTCGTCGGCTCGGACAACGACCCCGAGCGTCTCGCGGAGGCCGTGGACGCGGCCCGCTACGCCTACGGAGGCGCCACCGTCGTCGGCGACACGGTCGACCTGCTCGACCTGGACTCGACCCACGACTGGGCCACCCGCATCGAGAAGGACTTCGGTCGCGTCGACGGCCTGGTCCACCTCGTCGGCGGCTGGCGCGGCAGCGAGACCTTCACCAAGACGGTTCTCGACGACTGGGACCTGCTCGAACTGCTGCTCATCCGCACCGTGCAGCACACCTCCCTCGCTTTCCACGAGGCGCTGCAGCGCAGCGAGCGGGGCCGGTACGTCCTGACCAGCGCCGCCGGTGCGAGCAAGCCCACCGCGGGCAACGCGGCCTATGCCGCGGCCAAGGCCGCCGCCGAGGCCTGGACGCTGGCCATGGCCGACTACTTCCGCAAGGCCGGGGGCGAGCAGGGGCCGACCTCCGCTGCTGCCATCCTGGTCGTCAAGGCACTGGTGCACGACGCGATGCGCGCCGAGCGCCCGAACGCGAAGTTCGCGGGCTTCACGGACGTCAAGGAGCTGGCCGACGCCATCGCCGGCGTCTGGGACAAGCCCGCCGGTGAAGTGAACGGAAAACGTCTGTGGCTGACCGAGAAGCCGTGA
- a CDS encoding low specificity L-threonine aldolase → MNPPRTDARRHHDPAVRGFASDNYAGAHPEVLAALALANGGHQVAYGEDDYTANLQSVIRSHFGATAEAFPVFNGTGANVVALQAVTDRWGAVICAESAHINVDEGGAPERMGGLKLLTVPTPDGKLTPELIDRQAYGWDDEHRAMPQVVSITQSTELGTLYTPEEIRAICDHAHAHGMKVHLDGSRISNAAASLDVPMRTFTNAVGVDILSLGGTKNGALFGEAVVVLNPDAVSHMKHLRKLSMQLASKMRFVSVQLEALLAKDLWLRNARHSNEMAQRLAEGVRAVHGVEILYPVQANAVFARLPHDVSERLQKRYRFYFWDESAGDVRWMCAFDTTEDDVDGFVAALKEEMAH, encoded by the coding sequence GTGAACCCTCCCAGGACCGACGCCCGGCGTCACCACGACCCGGCCGTCCGTGGATTCGCCAGCGACAATTACGCGGGGGCCCACCCCGAGGTGCTCGCCGCCCTGGCCCTGGCCAACGGCGGGCACCAGGTCGCGTACGGCGAGGACGACTACACGGCCAACCTCCAGTCGGTCATCCGCAGCCACTTCGGTGCCACGGCGGAGGCCTTCCCGGTCTTCAACGGCACCGGCGCGAACGTGGTCGCGCTGCAGGCCGTCACCGACCGCTGGGGCGCGGTGATCTGCGCGGAGAGCGCGCACATCAACGTCGACGAGGGCGGCGCCCCCGAGCGCATGGGCGGTCTCAAGCTGCTCACGGTGCCCACCCCCGACGGCAAGCTCACCCCCGAGCTGATCGACCGGCAGGCGTACGGCTGGGACGACGAGCACCGCGCGATGCCGCAGGTCGTCTCGATCACCCAGAGCACCGAACTGGGCACTCTCTACACGCCCGAGGAGATCCGCGCGATCTGCGACCACGCACACGCGCACGGGATGAAGGTGCACCTGGACGGGTCCCGGATATCCAACGCGGCCGCCTCCCTTGACGTCCCGATGCGGACGTTCACCAACGCGGTCGGCGTCGACATCCTCTCCCTGGGCGGGACGAAGAACGGCGCGCTGTTCGGCGAGGCCGTCGTCGTCCTCAACCCTGACGCCGTCAGCCACATGAAGCACCTGCGCAAGCTGTCGATGCAGCTCGCCTCCAAGATGCGTTTCGTCTCCGTGCAGTTGGAGGCGCTGCTCGCCAAGGACCTGTGGCTGCGCAACGCCCGGCACTCCAACGAGATGGCTCAGCGGCTGGCCGAGGGCGTGCGCGCGGTGCACGGCGTGGAGATCCTCTACCCGGTGCAGGCCAACGCGGTTTTCGCGCGCCTCCCGCACGACGTGAGCGAGCGCCTGCAGAAGCGCTACCGCTTCTACTTCTGGGACGAGAGCGCGGGTGACGTCCGCTGGATGTGCGCCTTCGACACGACCGAGGACGACGTCGACGGTTTCGTGGCGGCGCTCAAGGAGGAGATGGCGCACTAG
- a CDS encoding transglutaminase family protein, producing MELIQETPDLSAYLAADEAIDHHHPLVRETAARLAKGAADSYDYARAAYEFVRDTIPHSQDAGDPRVTWRASDVLEQRTGICHAKAHALTALLRAEDIPTALCYQSLAHDDGGGHVVHGLVAVRFNGAWHRQDCRGNKPGVDARFSLDGERLAWIPNPESNEMDYLVLYAEPHPAVLRALKAAPDRPHLWKRLPTAL from the coding sequence ATGGAGCTGATCCAGGAAACCCCTGACCTGTCCGCCTACTTGGCCGCCGACGAGGCCATCGACCACCATCATCCGCTGGTACGGGAGACGGCCGCGCGGCTCGCGAAGGGTGCGGCCGACTCGTATGACTATGCGCGGGCGGCCTATGAATTCGTGCGCGACACCATTCCGCACTCGCAGGACGCCGGTGATCCGCGCGTCACCTGGCGCGCCTCCGACGTCCTGGAGCAGCGCACCGGCATCTGCCACGCCAAGGCGCACGCGCTGACCGCGCTGCTGCGGGCGGAGGACATCCCCACCGCCCTGTGCTACCAGTCGCTGGCGCACGACGACGGTGGCGGGCATGTCGTGCACGGCCTGGTCGCCGTCCGGTTCAACGGGGCCTGGCATCGGCAGGACTGCCGCGGGAACAAGCCCGGCGTCGACGCGCGGTTCTCGCTCGACGGCGAGCGCCTCGCCTGGATCCCGAACCCGGAGTCCAATGAGATGGACTATCTAGTACTGTACGCTGAACCCCACCCGGCCGTTCTGCGCGCACTCAAAGCCGCCCCCGACCGGCCGCACCTGTGGAAGAGGCTCCCCACCGCACTCTGA
- a CDS encoding B3/4 domain-containing protein: MTLTLTVSDEVRALAPGFTHVAIEAYGLVNGPSTEGTSALLDDAARRLAVRLDGRAPHEDPHMAAWRETYTAFGSKPSRTRNSAEALAKRALSDAGLPRINVLVDVYNAISVAHLIPVGGEDTDHIQGGMRLVRATGEEDFVTVAGGEEAVEHPDAGEVVWRDDAGVTCRRWNWRQGPRTRLTEESASAVFLLESLAPMPVADVERAGAELAELLEKFSPGARITVHAPE, encoded by the coding sequence ATGACTCTCACGCTCACCGTGTCCGACGAGGTGCGCGCCCTCGCGCCCGGATTCACGCACGTCGCCATCGAGGCGTACGGACTCGTCAACGGGCCCAGTACCGAAGGGACTTCGGCGCTCCTGGACGACGCGGCCCGCCGTCTGGCCGTACGACTGGACGGTCGCGCTCCGCACGAGGACCCGCACATGGCGGCCTGGCGGGAGACCTACACGGCGTTCGGCTCCAAGCCCTCGCGGACCCGCAACTCGGCGGAAGCGCTGGCCAAACGGGCCCTCTCGGACGCCGGACTGCCCCGGATCAACGTGCTCGTCGACGTCTACAACGCCATCAGCGTCGCCCACCTGATCCCCGTCGGCGGCGAGGACACCGACCACATCCAGGGCGGGATGCGCCTCGTACGCGCCACGGGTGAGGAGGACTTCGTGACCGTCGCGGGCGGCGAGGAGGCCGTCGAACACCCCGACGCGGGCGAGGTGGTGTGGCGCGACGACGCGGGTGTGACCTGCCGCCGCTGGAACTGGCGCCAGGGGCCGCGCACGCGGCTCACGGAGGAATCGGCCTCCGCGGTCTTCCTGCTGGAGAGCCTGGCGCCGATGCCGGTCGCCGACGTCGAGCGGGCGGGAGCCGAACTCGCCGAACTCCTGGAGAAGTTCAGCCCCGGGGCGCGGATCACCGTCCACGCCCCGGAGTGA
- a CDS encoding 1-acyl-sn-glycerol-3-phosphate acyltransferase codes for MAELVYRPVVGLAQTLFKAWDLKIDCKGSENIPRSGGAVLVSNHIGYLDFIFDGLAALPQKRLVRFMAKESVFRHKISGPLMRGMKHIPVDRKQGETAYAHALESLRAGEIIGVFPEATISQSFTLKSFKSGAARMAQEAGVPLIPMAVWGTQRLWTKGRPRNFKRSHIPITIRVGEPVEAPKDQYAGAITRRLRDQVQELLEAAQRAYPVRPKGPDDTWWMPAHLGGTAPTPEEVKAAEAR; via the coding sequence ATGGCAGAGCTTGTCTACCGTCCCGTCGTCGGTCTCGCCCAAACGTTGTTCAAGGCCTGGGACCTCAAGATCGACTGCAAGGGATCGGAGAACATTCCGCGCTCGGGCGGCGCCGTGCTGGTCAGTAACCACATCGGCTATCTGGACTTCATCTTCGACGGTCTGGCCGCCCTGCCGCAGAAGCGCCTCGTCCGCTTCATGGCGAAGGAATCGGTGTTCCGGCACAAGATCTCCGGTCCGCTGATGCGGGGCATGAAGCACATCCCGGTGGACCGGAAGCAGGGCGAGACGGCCTATGCCCACGCGCTGGAGTCGCTGCGCGCCGGCGAGATCATCGGTGTCTTCCCCGAGGCCACCATCTCGCAGTCGTTCACGCTGAAGAGCTTCAAGTCGGGTGCGGCACGCATGGCCCAGGAGGCCGGCGTCCCGCTGATCCCGATGGCCGTGTGGGGCACCCAGCGCCTGTGGACCAAGGGCCGCCCGCGCAACTTCAAGCGCAGCCACATCCCGATCACCATCCGGGTCGGCGAGCCGGTCGAGGCCCCGAAGGACCAGTACGCGGGGGCGATCACCCGGCGGCTGCGCGACCAGGTACAGGAGCTCCTCGAAGCCGCGCAGCGCGCCTATCCCGTGCGGCCCAAGGGTCCGGACGACACATGGTGGATGCCCGCGCACCTCGGCGGCACAGCGCCGACCCCCGAAGAGGTGAAGGCGGCCGAGGCACGCTGA
- a CDS encoding DUF4395 domain-containing protein, with product MDIDVRGPRFGAAVTTVVLAVVLITGSAWLLAWQTLAFALGAAGGVGRSPYGWLFRKAVRPRIGPPTEFEAPEPPRFAQAVGLAFAVVGLVGYAVGPEWLGTAATACALAAAFLNAAFGYCLGCEMYLLVRRVTVRAE from the coding sequence ATGGACATCGATGTGAGGGGGCCGCGGTTCGGCGCGGCCGTGACGACCGTCGTACTGGCGGTCGTGCTGATCACCGGCAGCGCCTGGCTGCTGGCCTGGCAGACGCTGGCGTTCGCGCTGGGCGCGGCGGGCGGCGTGGGGCGCTCACCCTACGGCTGGCTGTTCCGCAAGGCGGTACGTCCCCGGATCGGGCCGCCGACCGAGTTCGAGGCGCCGGAGCCGCCGCGGTTCGCGCAGGCGGTCGGGCTCGCCTTCGCGGTCGTGGGACTCGTCGGCTACGCGGTGGGACCGGAGTGGCTGGGGACGGCGGCAACCGCTTGCGCGCTCGCGGCGGCGTTTCTCAATGCCGCGTTCGGGTACTGCCTCGGGTGTGAGATGTACCTGCTCGTGCGTCGGGTCACGGTACGCGCGGAGTAA
- a CDS encoding thioredoxin family protein, which yields MTGLVVCVVVLALSSVYGVLHRRRSGRVRVRGRDGGKLLGAAELGEGLGERATLVQFSSAFCAPCRATRRVLTEVAEMVPGVSHVEIDAEDRLDLVRELDILKTPTVLVLDAAGRIVRRATGQPRKADVIAALGEAV from the coding sequence ATGACCGGACTTGTGGTGTGCGTGGTGGTGCTCGCGCTGTCGAGCGTGTACGGAGTGCTGCATCGGCGGCGGAGCGGGAGGGTGAGGGTGCGCGGGCGCGACGGCGGAAAGCTTCTCGGCGCGGCGGAGTTGGGGGAGGGGCTCGGTGAACGGGCCACGCTCGTCCAGTTCTCCAGCGCCTTCTGCGCCCCCTGCCGGGCGACCCGACGGGTGCTCACCGAGGTGGCGGAGATGGTCCCCGGGGTGTCCCACGTGGAGATCGACGCCGAGGACCGCCTGGACCTCGTACGCGAACTCGACATCCTCAAGACCCCGACCGTGCTCGTCCTCGACGCGGCCGGGCGGATCGTGCGGCGGGCAACGGGGCAGCCGCGCAAGGCCGATGTGATCGCCGCGCTGGGGGAGGCTGTCTGA
- a CDS encoding putative leader peptide produces the protein MPREILLFERVHVDLARTASACCPGC, from the coding sequence ATGCCCCGGGAAATCCTTCTCTTCGAGCGCGTCCACGTGGACCTGGCCCGTACCGCGAGTGCCTGCTGTCCGGGCTGTTGA
- a CDS encoding flavin reductase family protein, whose translation MTATPDLGTPQLASPDLLRSVFRRHAAGVAVITAPGAEGPVGFTATSLTSVSAEPPIVSFGIGVGASSWPAISVSDHIGVHILGEHQQELAGTFARSGADRFGEPTRWRNGPEDVPVLDDVLAWLVCRVVARVPAGDHRIVLAEVVLGDPSGAGRPLLYHQGRFNGLRD comes from the coding sequence ATGACGGCCACGCCCGACCTCGGCACCCCACAGCTCGCCTCTCCCGACCTGCTGCGCTCCGTCTTCAGGCGGCACGCGGCCGGTGTCGCCGTGATCACGGCCCCCGGCGCCGAGGGCCCCGTCGGCTTCACCGCCACCTCGCTCACCTCGGTCTCCGCCGAGCCCCCGATCGTCTCCTTCGGGATAGGTGTCGGCGCCTCCAGCTGGCCCGCGATCTCCGTGTCCGACCACATCGGCGTGCACATACTCGGGGAGCATCAGCAGGAACTGGCCGGCACTTTCGCCAGGAGCGGCGCCGACCGCTTCGGCGAGCCCACCCGTTGGCGTAACGGCCCCGAAGACGTTCCTGTGCTCGACGACGTCCTCGCGTGGCTGGTGTGCCGTGTCGTCGCGCGCGTGCCCGCGGGAGATCACCGCATCGTCCTGGCCGAGGTGGTTCTCGGCGACCCGTCGGGCGCGGGCCGCCCGCTGCTCTACCACCAAGGGCGTTTCAACGGCCTGCGCGACTGA
- a CDS encoding electron transfer flavoprotein subunit beta, with protein MSLRIVVTVKYVPDATGDRHFADDLTVDRDDVDGLLSELDEYAVEQALQIADEADDAEITVLTVGPEDAKDALRKALSMGADKAIHVEDDDLHGTDVIGTSLVLAKAIEKAGFDLVISGMASTDGTAGVVPALLAERLGVPQVTLLSEVSVEDGVVKGRRDGDSASEQLEASLPAVVSVTDQSGEARYPSFKGIMAAKKKPVESWDLEDLEIDADEVGLEGAWTKVDSAAERPARTAGTIVKDEGEGGKQLAEFLAGQKFI; from the coding sequence GTGAGCTTGAGGATCGTTGTCACTGTGAAGTACGTGCCCGACGCCACTGGCGACCGGCACTTCGCCGATGACCTGACCGTCGACCGTGACGACGTGGACGGTCTGCTCTCGGAGCTCGACGAATACGCGGTGGAACAGGCGCTGCAGATCGCCGACGAAGCCGACGACGCCGAGATCACCGTGCTGACGGTCGGCCCCGAGGACGCCAAGGACGCGCTGCGCAAGGCGCTGTCGATGGGCGCGGACAAGGCCATCCACGTCGAGGACGACGACCTGCACGGCACCGACGTGATCGGTACGTCGCTGGTGCTGGCGAAGGCCATCGAGAAGGCCGGCTTCGACCTGGTCATCTCCGGCATGGCGTCCACCGACGGCACCGCGGGTGTTGTCCCGGCCCTCCTTGCCGAGCGTCTTGGCGTTCCGCAGGTCACCCTGCTCTCCGAGGTCTCCGTCGAGGACGGTGTGGTCAAGGGCCGCCGTGACGGCGACTCCGCCTCCGAGCAGCTGGAGGCCTCCCTCCCGGCGGTCGTGTCGGTCACCGACCAGTCGGGCGAGGCGCGTTACCCGTCCTTCAAGGGCATCATGGCGGCCAAGAAGAAGCCGGTGGAGTCCTGGGACCTGGAGGACCTCGAGATCGATGCGGACGAGGTCGGCCTCGAGGGTGCCTGGACCAAGGTCGACTCCGCGGCCGAGCGCCCCGCACGCACCGCCGGCACGATCGTCAAGGACGAGGGCGAGGGCGGCAAGCAGCTCGCCGAGTTCCTCGCGGGCCAGAAGTTCATCTGA
- a CDS encoding electron transfer flavoprotein subunit alpha/FixB family protein, protein MAEVLVYVDHVDGAVRKPTLELLTLARRIGEPVAVALGAGAEATAPALAEHGAVKVLTADAPEFTDYLVVPKVDALQAAYEAVSPAAVLVPSSAEGKEIAARLALRIGGGIITDAVDLEAGDEGPVATQSAFAASFSTKSRVSKGTPVITVKPNSAAVETAPAAGAVEALTVSFSEKATGTKVTARTPREATGRPELTEAAIVVSGGRGVNGAENFSIIEGLADSLGAAVGASRAAVDAGWYPHSNQVGQTGKSVSPQLYIASGISGAIQHRAGMQTSKTIVAINKDAEAPIFDLVDYGVVGDLFEVVPQLTEEIKSRKG, encoded by the coding sequence ATGGCTGAAGTTCTCGTCTACGTCGACCACGTGGACGGCGCCGTCCGCAAGCCCACCCTGGAGCTGCTGACGCTGGCCCGCCGCATCGGCGAGCCCGTCGCCGTCGCCCTCGGCGCCGGTGCCGAGGCCACCGCGCCCGCGCTCGCCGAGCACGGCGCGGTCAAGGTCCTCACCGCCGACGCCCCCGAGTTCACCGACTACCTGGTCGTACCCAAGGTGGACGCGCTCCAGGCCGCGTACGAGGCCGTGTCCCCGGCCGCCGTGCTCGTCCCGTCCTCCGCCGAGGGCAAGGAGATCGCCGCCCGCCTCGCGCTCCGTATCGGCGGCGGCATCATCACCGACGCCGTCGACCTGGAGGCCGGCGACGAAGGCCCGGTGGCCACGCAGTCCGCGTTCGCCGCTTCCTTCTCCACCAAGTCCCGTGTCTCCAAGGGCACTCCGGTCATCACGGTCAAGCCGAACTCGGCCGCCGTGGAGACCGCCCCGGCCGCCGGCGCGGTCGAGGCCCTCACCGTGTCCTTCTCGGAGAAGGCCACCGGCACCAAGGTCACCGCGCGCACCCCGCGTGAGGCCACAGGCCGCCCCGAGCTGACCGAGGCCGCGATCGTGGTCTCCGGCGGCCGTGGCGTCAACGGCGCCGAGAACTTCTCGATCATCGAGGGTCTCGCCGACTCCCTCGGCGCGGCCGTGGGTGCCTCGCGTGCCGCGGTCGACGCCGGCTGGTACCCGCACTCCAACCAGGTCGGCCAGACCGGCAAGTCGGTCTCCCCGCAGCTGTACATCGCCTCCGGCATCTCCGGCGCGATCCAGCACCGCGCCGGCATGCAGACCTCGAAGACCATCGTCGCCATCAACAAGGACGCCGAGGCCCCGATCTTCGACCTCGTCGACTACGGCGTCGTCGGCGACCTCTTCGAGGTCGTCCCGCAGCTCACCGAGGAGATCAAGTCCCGCAAGGGCTGA
- a CDS encoding endonuclease/exonuclease/phosphatase family protein has product MPNAKRLTRRLGLKTVVAAAVALPFFSTASVSAVGSPGRRLEVMTFNLRFASTTEPNSWTARRPAIRALLLQERPHVIGTQEGVHQQLLDIEADLGPHYDWIGTGSAGGTRDEIMAVFYDTRRVTPVEHEHFWLSDTPDVVGSNTWGADSIRMVTWVRFRDLGAGGREFYFLNTHLDNASQNARARSAALIGERIAGLDRSLPVLVTGDFNAAAHESPVYDTMLSAGLVDTWDTAAERSRLYATFHGYRPLAPDGDRIDWILATPGVTAHRSTINTFSLNGQCPSDHLPVQATLTLA; this is encoded by the coding sequence GTGCCGAACGCCAAGAGACTCACCCGTCGCCTGGGACTCAAGACCGTCGTGGCCGCCGCGGTCGCCCTGCCCTTCTTCAGTACAGCGTCCGTCTCCGCCGTCGGAAGCCCGGGCCGCCGCCTGGAGGTCATGACCTTCAACCTGCGTTTCGCGAGCACCACCGAACCCAACAGTTGGACGGCACGCCGCCCCGCGATACGCGCGTTACTGCTCCAGGAACGGCCCCATGTCATAGGCACCCAGGAGGGCGTCCACCAGCAGCTCCTCGACATCGAGGCCGACCTCGGCCCGCACTACGACTGGATCGGCACCGGCAGCGCGGGCGGCACCCGGGACGAGATCATGGCGGTCTTCTACGACACCCGCCGGGTGACCCCGGTCGAGCACGAACACTTCTGGCTCTCGGACACCCCTGACGTGGTCGGTTCGAACACCTGGGGCGCCGATTCCATCCGCATGGTCACCTGGGTCCGCTTCCGTGACCTCGGCGCCGGCGGGCGGGAGTTCTACTTCCTCAACACCCACCTGGACAACGCGAGTCAGAACGCACGCGCGCGTTCCGCCGCCCTGATCGGCGAACGCATCGCCGGACTCGACCGTTCCCTGCCGGTGCTCGTGACCGGCGACTTCAATGCCGCGGCCCACGAGAGCCCTGTCTACGACACGATGCTGAGTGCCGGACTCGTCGACACCTGGGACACGGCGGCCGAACGGAGCAGGCTGTACGCCACCTTCCACGGCTACCGGCCGCTGGCGCCGGACGGCGACCGCATCGACTGGATCCTCGCCACGCCGGGTGTGACCGCACACCGCTCCACGATCAACACCTTCTCCCTGAACGGCCAGTGCCCGAGCGACCACCTGCCCGTGCAGGCGACGCTGACCCTGGCATGA